The proteins below are encoded in one region of Levilactobacillus namurensis:
- a CDS encoding Txe/YoeB family addiction module toxin — protein MKITKVSFSLAALADYQYWQKQDRKTLKAINKIIDDMIRHPFTGIGKPEPLKFQLDNCWSRRINKADRIVYMVSADTIWIIQCRYHY, from the coding sequence ATGAAGATTACTAAGGTCAGCTTTTCGTTAGCGGCGCTCGCAGACTATCAATATTGGCAGAAGCAGGATAGAAAGACACTGAAAGCTATTAATAAGATTATTGATGATATGATTCGGCACCCGTTTACCGGTATTGGGAAACCGGAACCATTAAAATTTCAATTAGACAATTGTTGGTCGCGACGGATTAATAAAGCTGATCGGATTGTGTATATGGTATCCGCCGATACTATTTGGATCATTCAGTGTCGTTATCATTACTAA
- a CDS encoding zinc-binding dehydrogenase, with the protein MKAVVVYQPGDADVLTYTDVPTPQVKPGWSRVKIKGFGIVHSEIFTREGKSPSVTFPRILGIECVGVIDQTTDAQRLPVGQKVVSMNGEMGRDFDGSYAEYALLPNAQIHPVTTNLPWADLAAVPETYHTAYRALLQLRLSTAQTLLIRGGTTGVGLAALKLARAMAPQLTVLGTSRRALTPDKWQPLGYDGFVQDCAQHLQTDQPVDRILDLVGAATALDSMQHLAPWGIASVTGDMGNVWTIPDFDPVTAIPNDRYMTSFASYTIDEAQLNDLLRLIEDQHLDVHPVKVFGLDQLPAAHRFLEQQRQPGKVVVLP; encoded by the coding sequence ATGAAAGCAGTTGTGGTTTATCAACCTGGTGATGCCGACGTGTTGACTTACACGGACGTTCCGACGCCGCAAGTTAAACCCGGTTGGTCGCGAGTTAAGATCAAAGGTTTCGGGATTGTCCACTCGGAGATTTTTACCCGGGAAGGTAAGTCGCCGTCGGTCACCTTCCCCCGGATTCTGGGAATCGAATGCGTGGGGGTCATTGACCAGACCACGGACGCCCAACGGTTACCGGTGGGGCAGAAGGTCGTCTCGATGAATGGCGAGATGGGCCGCGACTTCGATGGGAGTTACGCTGAGTACGCGTTATTACCCAATGCGCAGATTCACCCCGTCACGACTAATCTACCTTGGGCGGACCTGGCGGCGGTCCCGGAGACCTACCACACGGCCTACCGCGCACTCTTACAGTTGCGGTTATCGACGGCGCAGACTCTGTTGATTCGGGGCGGCACGACGGGCGTCGGGTTGGCTGCCTTGAAGCTGGCCCGAGCCATGGCCCCGCAACTAACGGTCTTGGGAACGTCGCGGCGAGCGCTAACGCCTGACAAGTGGCAACCTTTAGGCTATGATGGCTTCGTGCAAGATTGCGCGCAACACCTCCAAACGGACCAGCCGGTGGACCGGATTCTGGATCTGGTGGGGGCAGCCACGGCGTTGGATTCTATGCAGCATTTGGCGCCGTGGGGCATTGCCAGCGTTACGGGCGACATGGGAAACGTGTGGACGATTCCCGACTTTGACCCGGTCACGGCGATTCCTAATGACCGCTACATGACCTCGTTTGCCAGTTACACCATTGATGAAGCCCAGTTGAATGACCTGCTTCGTCTGATTGAAGACCAGCACTTGGACGTTCACCCGGTCAAGGTCTTTGGCTTAGACCAACTCCCGGCAGCGCACCGCTTTTTAGAGCAGCAACGTCAGCCAGGAAAGGTCGTGGTCTTGCCTTAG
- a CDS encoding LysR family transcriptional regulator, whose protein sequence is MIDYHLLEALVTYAQVGTLAKTAQQLGVTQPAISHTMRHLEEQLGVQLFIRTPNKLYLSETGKYAAREAKKLLNSNLNFTQRVQQFNQNQATLTIAANAPGPLIVLRALKAPNVKIWPDFLTTDAAAMLADGQVTCVLLNHPLDTFDTTSVFLGTENMSVNLPADSPLAHYSTLRFKDLNDQTLMSPQGIGFWHRIYQEQMPDAKFIYQDQSQVYSEILNYSSLPFFTTNLTNPADDWGMGLPQDRIVKPLTDKLAHQPFYAAFLTRHQGRLHPLIERLQDQWDRLDATAPHSPDTPSSP, encoded by the coding sequence ATGATTGATTATCACTTATTAGAGGCACTAGTCACTTATGCGCAAGTGGGCACCTTGGCCAAAACCGCTCAGCAGTTGGGGGTGACCCAACCCGCTATCTCGCACACCATGCGCCACTTAGAGGAGCAGTTGGGTGTGCAACTCTTTATCCGCACGCCCAATAAGTTATACCTTTCGGAAACCGGTAAGTACGCTGCCCGGGAAGCCAAGAAACTCCTAAACAGCAATCTCAACTTCACCCAGCGCGTTCAACAATTCAATCAAAATCAGGCTACCTTGACCATTGCGGCCAACGCTCCGGGGCCCCTAATTGTCCTGCGCGCACTGAAAGCCCCCAACGTCAAAATTTGGCCTGATTTTCTAACCACTGACGCGGCCGCTATGCTGGCTGACGGTCAGGTCACCTGCGTCTTACTCAACCATCCCCTAGACACATTCGATACCACTTCCGTCTTCCTAGGAACCGAGAATATGTCGGTCAATCTCCCGGCCGACAGTCCGTTGGCCCATTACTCCACGCTACGCTTTAAGGACCTTAACGACCAAACGCTGATGAGTCCTCAGGGAATTGGCTTCTGGCATCGCATCTACCAAGAGCAGATGCCGGACGCTAAGTTCATCTACCAAGACCAATCTCAGGTCTACAGCGAGATTCTGAACTACTCCAGCCTCCCGTTCTTCACCACCAACCTAACCAATCCGGCCGATGACTGGGGGATGGGCCTACCCCAAGACCGGATCGTCAAACCCTTAACGGACAAGCTGGCCCATCAACCGTTCTACGCCGCCTTTTTGACCCGCCATCAGGGACGGCTTCACCCTCTCATCGAACGACTCCAAGACCAATGGGACCGACTGGACGCCACCGCTCCCCACTCACCAGACACGCCATCTTCGCCCTAA
- a CDS encoding ABC transporter permease/substrate-binding protein — protein MHALWQTISDQRGAILKAFLQHIEISFIALLIAMAIALPLAIWLRNHRRWGEVGLQVAGVIQTIPSLALLGLMIPIVGIGTVPAVVALTLYAIMPLYQNTYAGLTQIDPQLEEAAVAFGLSKWKRLQRLEFPLALPMIISGIRIALVMIIGTATLAAFIGAGGLGDYIMLGIQQNNNQYLVIGGVLSALLALLFSGLLKFIGSSKRRLTVTGVVVLLGLVGWGGYAGIQALRPQPVQITIAGKLGSEPEILMNMYKDLIQADNSQSQVTLKPNFGGTAFVYKALQRQQVDIYPEFTGTVLTSLIKTKQQTPKQAGAIYQLAKRELASQAKMRFLTPMKYENGYDLAVTPEFSRKYHVTKLSDLKRVNDKVHAAFDPDFSNQPDGYLGLQKAYGLDFAKISKMEPSLRYQAIANRRVNLVDGYTTDPQVQQYHLVILKDDRHFFPPYQGAPLMNQSFARDHPDVVKSLNRLGGKITAADMRKMNYQVAVKHQQASTVAHRYLVAHGLLK, from the coding sequence ATGCACGCACTTTGGCAAACGATTAGCGACCAGCGCGGGGCCATTCTGAAGGCCTTCCTTCAACACATTGAGATTTCCTTTATTGCGCTGCTAATTGCCATGGCGATTGCGTTGCCTTTAGCCATCTGGCTGCGCAACCATCGGCGCTGGGGCGAAGTCGGCCTACAAGTGGCCGGGGTGATTCAGACCATCCCCAGCCTAGCCCTGTTAGGGTTGATGATTCCCATCGTGGGGATCGGAACGGTTCCGGCCGTGGTGGCGTTGACCCTGTACGCCATCATGCCGCTATATCAGAACACCTACGCGGGGTTAACTCAGATTGACCCGCAGTTAGAAGAAGCCGCCGTTGCGTTCGGCCTTTCGAAGTGGAAACGCCTGCAGCGGTTGGAATTTCCGTTGGCGTTACCCATGATTATCTCGGGGATTCGAATTGCCTTAGTCATGATCATCGGGACCGCCACGCTAGCGGCCTTTATCGGTGCTGGTGGTTTAGGGGACTACATCATGCTGGGGATTCAACAGAACAATAACCAGTACCTGGTCATCGGGGGTGTCCTTTCCGCCTTGCTGGCCCTCCTGTTCAGTGGCTTGCTCAAGTTTATCGGGTCATCCAAACGGCGCTTAACGGTCACCGGAGTAGTCGTGTTGTTAGGACTAGTCGGCTGGGGAGGCTACGCGGGGATCCAAGCCCTGCGGCCCCAACCCGTCCAGATCACGATTGCCGGAAAGTTAGGGAGTGAACCGGAGATTCTGATGAACATGTACAAGGATCTGATTCAGGCGGATAACTCGCAATCACAGGTAACTTTGAAGCCGAACTTCGGCGGGACGGCCTTTGTCTATAAGGCCCTCCAACGCCAACAGGTCGATATCTACCCTGAATTCACCGGGACCGTGTTGACCTCGTTGATCAAGACCAAGCAACAGACGCCTAAGCAGGCGGGGGCCATTTACCAGTTAGCCAAGCGTGAGCTGGCTTCCCAAGCCAAGATGAGATTCTTGACACCGATGAAGTATGAAAACGGTTATGATCTGGCGGTCACGCCGGAGTTCTCTCGGAAGTATCACGTGACTAAGTTGAGCGACTTGAAACGGGTCAACGATAAGGTCCACGCGGCCTTTGATCCGGACTTCTCCAACCAGCCGGATGGGTACTTGGGCTTGCAGAAGGCCTACGGGTTAGACTTCGCGAAGATCTCGAAGATGGAACCTAGTCTGCGGTACCAGGCCATCGCGAATCGCCGGGTCAACCTGGTGGATGGGTACACCACTGATCCGCAGGTTCAACAGTATCACCTGGTGATTCTGAAGGATGACCGGCACTTCTTCCCGCCATATCAGGGGGCGCCGCTGATGAACCAGTCGTTCGCCCGTGACCATCCCGACGTGGTCAAGTCGTTGAACCGTTTAGGCGGCAAGATTACGGCCGCCGATATGCGGAAGATGAACTACCAGGTCGCGGTCAAGCACCAGCAGGCCAGCACAGTCGCGCACCGTTACCTGGTGGCACATGGGTTATTGAAATAA
- a CDS encoding excinuclease ABC subunit UvrA, with protein sequence MATTLPTKIEIRGARVHNLKNIDVDIPLHQFVAISGLSGSGKSSLAMGILYEEGSQRYLEALSTYTRRRIKLGAQADVTSVKHIPSALALKQRPAVPSERATVGTMSELFNIIRLIFSRLGSPVCPNGHRLEPSLEIAQAMARDGFQMGQLTCPECGVKFNAFSAEDFAFNSDGACPECQGTGKVRQLDESKLIGDDSLTLEEGAVASWHLPGRNFMPSVAAHAGVRTDVPYRDLTDQEKDFVLNGPQKKYKMDFVSGTGRVFHDFNALYENAHAAVLESAKSSQSERAQKRISEFFHYSTCPVCHGTRLKPELLTQLAGGLNIAQVSDLTLGDLTDWQQKVLATLPADMHQVATSLFKEFEDDLRPLLELGLDYLTIARNGNTLSTGELQRIQLARTLRTQTTGVLYVLDEPSIGLHPDNVSGLLKIFRELVDQGNSLVVVDHNVDIIQAADWILEVGPGSGAEGGQLIAQGTPQDVADNPHSKIGPYLNGTAHLLARTIAPTPASDQISFDVADYFNLKDLQTRLPVNQLSAVTGFSGAGKTSLILDSLVPAIQRQIKGQSLPVQVKALTSPVKEVVSVDASPVGKTQRSTVATYTSIMDNLRRLFAAQPLAKEKHYTPSYFSYNNKQGACPNCGGAGVVTLDIQFLPDMQQVCPVCHGERYNQAVQAVKWHGYSIVDLLQLDIPQALTVFKDVPKIHRELQLLKEVGLSYLHLGESTPSLSGGEAQRLKLVKHLNHNQSTTLFVFDEPTIGLHPLDVKTLVNVMQQLLDRGATIITITHDLNLIVNADHVLDLGPRGGVKGGQIVAQGRPQDLIRQPQGLTSRYLADYWRRFNQ encoded by the coding sequence ATGGCAACCACATTGCCGACAAAGATTGAGATTCGCGGGGCGCGGGTCCATAATTTGAAGAACATTGACGTGGATATTCCACTACATCAGTTCGTCGCAATTTCCGGACTTTCGGGTTCGGGGAAGAGCTCGTTGGCCATGGGGATCCTCTACGAAGAAGGGTCGCAGCGCTACCTGGAAGCGCTGTCGACCTATACTCGACGGCGAATCAAGCTGGGCGCCCAGGCGGACGTGACCAGTGTCAAACATATTCCGTCGGCGTTAGCCTTGAAACAACGACCGGCCGTCCCTTCTGAGCGGGCGACCGTGGGGACCATGAGCGAACTGTTTAACATCATTCGCTTGATTTTCTCCCGGTTAGGCTCACCGGTCTGCCCTAACGGTCACCGCCTTGAGCCTAGTCTAGAGATTGCCCAGGCGATGGCACGCGACGGCTTTCAAATGGGGCAATTGACCTGTCCAGAATGTGGCGTCAAGTTTAACGCCTTTAGTGCCGAAGACTTCGCCTTTAATTCGGACGGAGCCTGCCCCGAGTGTCAAGGGACGGGGAAGGTGCGCCAATTGGATGAGAGTAAACTGATTGGTGACGACAGCCTGACTCTAGAGGAGGGCGCCGTGGCCTCGTGGCACCTGCCCGGTCGGAACTTCATGCCTTCGGTGGCCGCTCATGCCGGAGTTCGGACGGATGTGCCGTACCGCGACTTGACCGACCAGGAAAAGGACTTCGTGTTAAACGGTCCGCAAAAGAAGTACAAGATGGACTTCGTTTCCGGGACAGGGCGGGTCTTCCACGACTTCAACGCGCTGTACGAAAACGCCCACGCGGCGGTCTTGGAATCGGCCAAGAGTAGCCAGAGTGAACGGGCGCAAAAACGAATCAGTGAATTCTTCCATTACTCCACCTGTCCCGTGTGTCACGGGACCCGGCTCAAGCCGGAACTCTTGACCCAGCTAGCGGGCGGCCTGAACATTGCCCAGGTCAGCGACCTAACGTTAGGCGATTTGACCGATTGGCAACAAAAGGTACTCGCAACGCTGCCCGCTGACATGCATCAAGTAGCGACTAGCCTCTTCAAGGAATTCGAAGATGACTTGCGACCGTTGTTGGAGCTAGGGTTGGACTACCTGACCATTGCCCGGAACGGGAACACCCTATCTACCGGGGAACTCCAACGGATTCAGCTGGCCCGGACGTTACGGACCCAGACCACCGGTGTTTTATACGTGCTGGATGAACCTTCAATCGGGTTGCACCCGGACAACGTGAGTGGCCTCCTCAAGATTTTCCGGGAGTTAGTCGACCAAGGGAACTCGTTGGTGGTGGTCGATCACAACGTTGACATCATCCAGGCGGCCGATTGGATTCTGGAGGTTGGCCCTGGTTCCGGCGCGGAGGGTGGTCAGCTGATTGCCCAAGGGACGCCGCAGGATGTCGCGGACAACCCGCACTCTAAGATTGGCCCCTACCTCAACGGCACGGCGCACCTATTGGCACGCACGATTGCCCCGACGCCTGCCAGCGACCAGATCAGCTTTGACGTGGCCGACTACTTCAACCTAAAAGACCTACAGACCAGGTTACCGGTCAACCAGTTGAGTGCCGTGACCGGGTTCTCCGGTGCCGGGAAGACCAGCTTGATCCTGGATAGCCTGGTACCGGCCATTCAACGTCAGATCAAGGGACAGTCGTTGCCCGTGCAGGTCAAGGCCTTAACGTCACCGGTCAAAGAAGTGGTCAGTGTCGATGCTTCGCCGGTGGGGAAGACCCAGCGTTCAACCGTGGCGACCTACACCAGTATCATGGACAACTTACGGCGGTTGTTCGCTGCGCAACCATTGGCTAAGGAAAAACACTATACGCCGAGTTACTTCTCGTACAATAACAAACAGGGAGCCTGCCCGAATTGTGGTGGTGCTGGCGTGGTCACGTTAGACATCCAGTTCTTGCCCGACATGCAACAGGTCTGCCCAGTCTGTCACGGCGAACGGTATAACCAGGCCGTGCAGGCGGTCAAGTGGCACGGCTATTCCATCGTCGACCTCCTACAGCTGGATATCCCGCAGGCGTTGACCGTCTTCAAGGACGTTCCCAAGATTCACCGGGAATTGCAGCTGTTAAAGGAAGTCGGGTTGAGCTACCTGCATCTAGGCGAGAGCACGCCAAGTCTATCCGGTGGTGAGGCCCAACGGTTGAAGCTGGTCAAACACTTGAACCATAACCAATCCACCACGCTGTTCGTCTTCGATGAACCCACGATTGGGCTGCATCCGCTGGACGTCAAGACGCTGGTCAACGTGATGCAACAGTTGCTAGATCGTGGTGCGACCATTATCACCATCACCCACGACCTGAACTTGATTGTGAACGCCGACCACGTGTTGGATCTAGGCCCCCGGGGTGGCGTGAAGGGTGGCCAGATCGTCGCTCAGGGTCGACCACAGGACTTGATTCGCCAGCCGCAGGGGCTGACTAGTCGGTATCTCGCTGACTACTGGCGTCGGTTTAATCAATAG
- a CDS encoding flavodoxin — MTKTLVLYFSATKTTQRVAEQLAQKLGADIHELRAQQPYTAADLNWHDPKSRTSIEQHQHASRVAVDPDSLPDVSGYQTILLGHPVWWGIPPRLIDDTIDHLDLNGKRLAGFATSGGSDYGRSQQNLARTLRENQSTAELLPGAVVMNGRQIDQWLRKIKVTESLG; from the coding sequence TTGACAAAGACGTTGGTCTTATATTTTTCAGCGACTAAAACCACGCAACGAGTGGCGGAACAGCTGGCCCAAAAACTAGGGGCGGATATTCATGAGCTCCGCGCCCAACAGCCGTATACGGCGGCAGACTTGAATTGGCATGATCCTAAGTCTCGGACGTCGATTGAACAACACCAACACGCTAGCCGGGTGGCGGTAGATCCCGATAGCTTACCGGACGTTAGCGGTTACCAGACGATTCTGTTGGGCCATCCCGTTTGGTGGGGAATTCCGCCACGGTTGATTGATGATACGATTGACCATTTGGACCTTAATGGGAAACGGTTAGCGGGCTTCGCCACTTCCGGCGGGTCAGACTATGGTCGCTCGCAGCAAAACTTAGCCAGAACGTTACGGGAAAATCAATCAACAGCGGAGCTATTGCCTGGAGCAGTGGTGATGAACGGTCGTCAGATCGACCAGTGGCTGCGTAAGATAAAGGTCACCGAGTCGTTGGGTTAA
- a CDS encoding ABC transporter ATP-binding protein gives MITYRDVGMTYGDKTILKNINLTIEDGELFVLVGPSGSGKTTLLRMLNQLTVPTAGDVYLDDRKIKTYDVRQLRLHMGYVLQDSCLFPNLTVADNVTIQLEQQGVGKQQRRERAAELLTEVDLDPDQYADRYPHELSGGQQQRVALIRALATAPKLVLMDESFSALDPVLRQKAQELVLKLHQTYRPTIVFVTHDMQEALRMGHRIAVLHQGELQQVGTPSEILRHPANDFIRQFFGSRQPHWWQLAYLVQSGLLDQVTVTDQLPVLTQFSDLITRLQTVPQLAFQYQGQGYSVTREQLLTYLGQEGSGTDARTLAND, from the coding sequence ATGATTACCTACCGAGACGTGGGGATGACCTACGGCGATAAGACGATTTTGAAAAATATCAATCTGACCATTGAGGATGGTGAGTTGTTTGTCCTGGTCGGGCCCAGTGGGAGTGGGAAGACCACGCTATTACGGATGCTCAACCAGTTAACGGTCCCGACTGCCGGGGACGTCTACTTAGATGACCGGAAGATTAAGACCTATGACGTACGGCAATTGCGGCTACACATGGGGTACGTGCTCCAGGACAGTTGCCTGTTTCCCAACCTGACCGTTGCGGACAACGTGACGATTCAACTCGAACAGCAAGGAGTCGGCAAGCAACAGCGCCGGGAGCGGGCCGCCGAATTATTGACGGAGGTCGACTTGGATCCCGACCAGTACGCGGACCGGTACCCCCACGAACTCTCGGGGGGCCAGCAACAGCGAGTGGCGTTGATTCGGGCACTGGCAACGGCGCCTAAGCTGGTGCTAATGGACGAATCCTTTAGTGCGCTGGATCCGGTCTTACGGCAAAAGGCTCAGGAATTAGTCCTGAAGCTCCACCAGACTTACCGGCCCACCATCGTCTTCGTGACTCACGACATGCAGGAAGCCCTGCGGATGGGGCACCGAATCGCCGTGCTCCATCAGGGTGAGCTCCAACAAGTGGGGACGCCCAGTGAGATCCTGCGGCACCCCGCCAACGACTTTATCCGCCAATTTTTCGGCAGTCGTCAGCCGCATTGGTGGCAGTTGGCCTACCTGGTGCAGTCGGGGCTCCTCGACCAGGTCACGGTGACGGACCAGTTACCGGTCCTCACCCAATTCAGTGACCTGATTACCCGCCTCCAGACGGTGCCCCAGTTGGCATTTCAGTATCAAGGGCAGGGCTACTCGGTGACGCGTGAACAGTTATTGACGTACTTAGGACAGGAAGGGAGTGGCACCGATGCACGCACTTTGGCAAACGATTAG
- a CDS encoding MerR family transcriptional regulator: MSTTYTIGQVSTALNIPSSTLRYYDKLHFLPHLKKSASGIRQFDQADIDIIRIIECLKLAGLSIKEIQQFTQMLAEGDASLAKRQQFFHQIRQNFIQKLTQMQQTLAVLDFKCAYYDQATADGTEALVQKNMSLSSVIPDQPALPTNSPA, encoded by the coding sequence ATGTCCACTACTTATACCATTGGCCAAGTCTCAACGGCCTTAAACATCCCCAGTTCCACGTTACGCTACTACGACAAGTTACACTTCTTGCCTCACCTGAAAAAATCAGCAAGCGGTATTCGCCAGTTCGACCAAGCCGATATTGATATCATTCGTATCATTGAATGCCTAAAGCTCGCCGGTCTCTCCATCAAAGAAATTCAGCAGTTCACCCAGATGTTGGCTGAGGGCGATGCCTCATTAGCCAAGCGCCAACAGTTCTTCCACCAGATTCGGCAGAACTTTATTCAAAAACTCACTCAAATGCAACAGACGCTCGCGGTCCTCGACTTCAAATGTGCTTACTATGATCAAGCCACCGCTGATGGCACCGAGGCCCTGGTCCAAAAGAACATGTCCCTGTCGTCCGTCATCCCCGACCAGCCCGCCCTGCCAACTAACTCGCCTGCCTAA
- a CDS encoding type II toxin-antitoxin system Phd/YefM family antitoxin: protein MATTAINISDARKNLKKLTDDVVDFDDHVIITKPQNRNVVVMSEKEYQSWQETLYLLSSEANRQNLEESMNQIKNQQIKSLTKEKWDRLSHEDY from the coding sequence ATGGCAACTACTGCAATCAATATTTCTGATGCCCGCAAGAATCTTAAAAAACTAACCGATGATGTGGTTGATTTTGATGATCATGTCATCATTACTAAGCCTCAGAATCGTAATGTGGTGGTAATGTCGGAGAAAGAATACCAATCATGGCAAGAAACGCTATACTTACTGAGCTCAGAAGCTAATCGTCAGAATTTGGAAGAATCCATGAATCAGATTAAGAACCAGCAGATAAAGAGCCTAACTAAGGAAAAGTGGGACCGACTTTCTCATGAAGATTACTAA
- a CDS encoding DMT family transporter: MKKTRVLGSVELVSAAAIWGGMFVVVKAIVMEIPPIQLVWLRYLVGAVVLLGMAWVRRIQWHWDWSNLMLIGLAGVVGDTLSIVAQETGTWLSSAQLGSVVTTATPAFMMLFSWPLLQQRPKWHHWVSLGLASLGVWVIVGHQFPSRHFILGVLCLLVAALTWALMSVLLQLISPEYDGLQVTFLATVVALACLTPVVGIQHRVLQTVAWESPHVILSIFYLGAVSTALVFFLWNQGLRHFNSPASGIFFLIQPVVGSLLGWWCLQEPLSGGFFVGLGLILLSVLVTYRFG; the protein is encoded by the coding sequence TTGAAAAAAACTAGAGTACTGGGAAGCGTAGAATTGGTGTCAGCTGCGGCAATCTGGGGCGGTATGTTTGTGGTGGTCAAAGCCATCGTGATGGAAATTCCGCCCATCCAACTGGTGTGGTTGCGTTACTTGGTGGGGGCCGTCGTGCTCTTGGGAATGGCGTGGGTACGCCGAATCCAGTGGCATTGGGATTGGTCCAATCTCATGTTGATTGGGTTAGCAGGTGTGGTTGGTGATACGTTATCGATTGTGGCTCAAGAGACGGGCACCTGGTTGTCCTCGGCCCAGTTAGGGTCGGTCGTGACGACCGCGACGCCGGCTTTCATGATGCTCTTCAGCTGGCCGTTACTTCAGCAACGGCCTAAGTGGCACCATTGGGTCAGCTTGGGTTTGGCCAGTTTGGGTGTTTGGGTCATCGTGGGTCACCAGTTTCCGAGTCGTCACTTTATCTTGGGTGTGCTTTGTTTGCTGGTGGCGGCGTTGACTTGGGCACTGATGTCTGTGCTCCTTCAGCTGATCTCACCGGAATACGATGGCCTGCAGGTCACGTTTTTGGCGACGGTCGTGGCCCTGGCCTGCTTAACCCCCGTGGTGGGGATCCAGCATCGCGTGCTACAGACGGTGGCTTGGGAAAGTCCCCACGTTATCTTAAGTATCTTCTATTTAGGAGCCGTTTCGACGGCGCTGGTGTTCTTCCTATGGAATCAAGGGCTCCGGCATTTTAACAGTCCCGCTTCTGGCATTTTCTTCTTGATCCAGCCGGTCGTGGGAAGCCTGTTAGGGTGGTGGTGCTTGCAAGAACCCCTCTCCGGCGGTTTCTTCGTGGGACTGGGCTTGATTCTGTTGAGCGTCTTGGTGACTTATCGGTTCGGTTAA
- a CDS encoding Lrp/AsnC family transcriptional regulator, whose amino-acid sequence MTQIDQTDIQILNHLNRNCRITKNHLAQLVHLTPPAVAARIAQLEDSGVIRKYTIEVDPEKLGYTHQVFIQIQLAHFNHQDYHAFIHRKRNFIRHHYKISGQMNEMLQAAFHSSAELNAFLVELEAYANYQVLEIIDELI is encoded by the coding sequence ATGACTCAAATCGATCAAACTGATATTCAAATTCTGAATCACCTCAACCGAAATTGTCGCATCACCAAGAACCACCTCGCTCAGCTGGTTCATTTAACGCCACCGGCTGTGGCCGCTCGCATTGCGCAGTTGGAAGACAGTGGCGTGATTCGCAAGTACACCATCGAAGTCGACCCGGAAAAACTGGGGTACACCCACCAGGTCTTCATCCAAATTCAACTGGCCCACTTCAACCACCAGGACTACCACGCGTTCATCCACCGGAAACGCAACTTCATTCGCCACCACTACAAGATTTCCGGTCAGATGAACGAGATGCTTCAAGCGGCGTTCCACTCTAGCGCTGAACTCAACGCGTTTCTGGTGGAATTGGAAGCTTACGCGAACTACCAAGTTTTAGAAATTATTGATGAATTGATTTAA
- a CDS encoding flavodoxin family protein, producing MKIVMLTGSPHNPGASKRLADAFETGAREANNVIYRYDAGLQGIAQPHFLQLEKAPGMEVGIPDNDVVENEVIPQLLAADVVVLVSSLYYFGINAQLKAVIDRFYDYNHELKGKKSVVLVAGYGTQEDLGAIKLHLQKLQKYMRWPSLGDIYADDSWNQQKLAQHVQAAYHLGQSIHA from the coding sequence ATGAAAATTGTGATGTTAACGGGAAGTCCTCATAATCCCGGGGCGTCAAAGCGCTTGGCTGACGCGTTTGAAACTGGTGCGCGGGAAGCCAATAACGTGATTTACCGTTATGATGCGGGGTTGCAGGGCATAGCGCAACCGCACTTCTTGCAACTCGAGAAGGCCCCCGGCATGGAAGTTGGGATTCCGGATAATGATGTGGTAGAAAACGAAGTGATTCCGCAACTCTTGGCGGCCGATGTGGTGGTCCTGGTCTCATCGTTGTATTACTTCGGCATCAACGCCCAGCTTAAGGCCGTGATTGATCGGTTCTACGACTACAATCACGAGTTAAAGGGCAAAAAATCGGTGGTTCTGGTAGCGGGTTATGGGACTCAAGAGGACCTCGGAGCCATTAAGTTACACCTCCAAAAGTTGCAAAAATACATGCGCTGGCCCAGTCTTGGTGACATTTACGCCGACGATTCGTGGAATCAACAGAAATTAGCCCAACACGTTCAAGCGGCGTATCATTTGGGCCAGAGCATTCATGCTTAG